One genomic window of Paeniglutamicibacter sp. Y32M11 includes the following:
- a CDS encoding acyltransferase family protein: MTARPSTEPAEKHRKTAPASAAGTLLPGSSMGFRPEIQGLRAIAVLMVIVHHLRPGALSGGFIGVDMFFVISGYLITAHLFREFRATGTIKLASFWARRIRRLLPLAFTVLLAIAAAVYVFIPATEHGTMFKHIAAAGLYVENWALVAEATDYSAAGQMATAVQHYWSLSVEEQFYIAWPLLLLGAVLLAKKLLPGTKRTRGAARAPELYTIFLITMGTITVLSFAYGLWITAANPPGAYFNTVGRAWEFALGGVVALLCAKRGIGSLAGSLLGWGGLITLLLGAWLIPADTRFPGTAALVPVLGTAAVLVAAGSQRASLRFMSHAHWLSIRPMRWVGDKSYGAYLWHWPLIIIAPFVLHAEPKWYHEAGIVLLTFVLAAVAQRLVEDPLRFGALLQPVRNTLVFALAGMVVLAGVSWAGTAASSASANLPRLPITDSCYGARTMEHPADCQPVASTFAPYPSAVAVSQQVRAPMFPGCEADTLQVGESSCLLGERDHPRLRIAVVGDSHASAWLPALELVAKERGWELVTHIRSGCSPSLAALKGSETLGGTAQRLCTESIRALGPKLAADQSIDAIVVAAQGNKRTWVSSPGYEFTHPATQGFTTLWKSWSDAGKKVVVLHEVPRLGNTNVPTCVASNPDDPLACSVTRKVGTSITPNLQRALASDEAPKGILGVDLTDHLCSDTQCFAVIGSLITYYDKSHLSHDFSASLAPALAKGLAQDPLFAPSR; this comes from the coding sequence GTGACAGCTCGCCCCAGCACCGAACCGGCCGAAAAACACCGTAAGACGGCCCCGGCCAGTGCTGCAGGTACCCTCCTGCCCGGTTCTTCGATGGGCTTCAGGCCAGAGATTCAAGGGCTGCGCGCGATCGCGGTGCTGATGGTCATCGTCCATCACCTGCGCCCCGGTGCGCTCAGCGGCGGCTTCATCGGCGTGGACATGTTCTTCGTTATCTCCGGGTACCTGATCACCGCGCACCTGTTCCGCGAATTCCGTGCCACCGGCACCATCAAACTTGCCAGTTTTTGGGCCCGACGCATTCGCCGGTTGCTGCCGCTGGCATTCACGGTGCTGCTGGCCATCGCCGCGGCGGTCTACGTTTTTATCCCCGCCACCGAGCACGGCACGATGTTTAAGCACATCGCCGCGGCCGGACTCTATGTGGAGAACTGGGCGCTGGTCGCAGAGGCCACCGATTACTCCGCCGCCGGGCAAATGGCCACCGCCGTACAGCACTATTGGTCGCTGTCCGTGGAGGAACAGTTCTACATTGCCTGGCCGCTGCTGCTGCTCGGCGCCGTGCTGCTGGCCAAAAAACTGCTTCCGGGCACCAAACGGACGCGCGGGGCAGCTCGCGCACCGGAACTGTACACAATTTTCCTGATCACCATGGGCACCATCACGGTGCTGTCCTTCGCCTACGGGCTGTGGATCACCGCCGCCAACCCGCCCGGCGCCTACTTTAATACCGTCGGTCGGGCATGGGAATTTGCGCTCGGCGGTGTGGTGGCGTTGCTCTGTGCCAAACGCGGAATCGGGTCGCTAGCCGGGTCCCTGCTGGGTTGGGGAGGGCTGATCACGCTGCTTCTCGGGGCCTGGCTGATCCCCGCCGATACCCGATTCCCCGGCACCGCGGCGTTAGTACCGGTGCTGGGCACCGCGGCCGTGTTGGTGGCCGCCGGTTCGCAACGTGCCTCCCTGCGTTTCATGTCCCACGCCCACTGGCTGTCAATCCGCCCGATGCGCTGGGTGGGAGATAAAAGCTACGGCGCCTACCTCTGGCACTGGCCGCTGATCATCATCGCCCCCTTTGTGCTGCACGCCGAACCCAAGTGGTACCACGAGGCAGGCATCGTTCTGCTGACCTTTGTCCTGGCCGCCGTGGCCCAGCGCCTCGTGGAGGATCCACTGCGCTTTGGTGCGCTGCTTCAGCCCGTGCGCAATACTCTGGTCTTTGCCCTGGCGGGCATGGTGGTGCTGGCGGGGGTGTCCTGGGCCGGCACGGCCGCCTCATCGGCATCTGCCAATTTGCCGCGACTGCCCATCACCGATTCCTGTTACGGCGCACGCACCATGGAGCATCCCGCCGACTGCCAGCCGGTAGCCTCAACCTTCGCCCCGTACCCATCGGCGGTGGCCGTCTCCCAGCAGGTGCGCGCACCGATGTTCCCGGGCTGTGAAGCAGACACCCTGCAGGTCGGAGAATCCAGCTGCCTGCTGGGGGAACGCGACCACCCCAGACTACGGATCGCGGTGGTGGGAGACTCGCATGCCTCGGCTTGGCTCCCCGCGCTGGAACTCGTCGCCAAGGAACGCGGGTGGGAACTGGTGACCCACATCCGTTCGGGCTGCAGTCCCAGTCTCGCGGCGTTGAAGGGATCCGAAACGCTCGGGGGTACCGCCCAGCGGCTGTGCACCGAGTCGATCCGTGCCCTCGGCCCGAAGCTGGCAGCCGACCAGAGCATCGACGCCATTGTGGTGGCGGCGCAGGGCAATAAACGCACCTGGGTCTCCTCGCCGGGCTACGAATTTACCCATCCGGCCACCCAGGGCTTCACCACTTTGTGGAAGAGCTGGAGCGACGCGGGCAAGAAGGTCGTGGTGCTGCACGAGGTGCCGCGGCTCGGTAATACCAACGTTCCCACCTGTGTGGCATCAAACCCCGACGACCCGCTGGCCTGTTCGGTAACGCGGAAGGTCGGCACCTCCATCACGCCCAACCTACAGCGCGCCCTGGCCAGTGACGAGGCGCCCAAGGGCATCCTCGGCGTGGATCTGACGGATCACCTCTGCAGTGACACGCAGTGTTTTGCGGTGATCGGATCGCTGATCACCTACTACGACAAGTCCCATCTCTCCCACGACTTCTCCGCCTCGCTGGCACCGGCGCTGGCGAAGGGCTTGGCCCAGGATCCGCTCTTCGCACCATCCCGGTAG
- a CDS encoding ABC transporter ATP-binding protein → MFGDSVPVRKAKHFWPSAKRLVGLLAPEKLGMSLVLLLVAAGVVLSVIAPKILGKAMDVIFAGAIGKNLPANVPVATIIEQLRASGQDNTADMFSKMNLIPGVGIDFPLLSRYILIVLSMYFVASLFMWASGWLLNRLVMKVVYGLRRDVENKLNRLPLNYFDTRQRGDLLSRVTNDVDNIQNALQQAISQLVQSVLTVIGIVIMMFIVSWQLALIALIALPLSAVAAGVIGSRAQGMFTAQWKNTGALNGQIEESFSGHDLMKVFGREADMLNRFHEKNDELYKASFGAQFVSGMIFPVMNFISYLAYVGIAVVGGLRVASGQMSLGDATAFIQYSREFTQPLGQMAGMANMLQSGVASAERTFELLDADEQEADSVSASLPARTDGHVEFQNVTFSYSEDKPLITDLSFEAHPGHTVAIVGPTGAGKTTLVNLVMRFYELNSGAITLDGVDVTTISRADLRSKVGMVLQDAWLFGGSILENIRYGRLDATDEEVMAAAKATFVDRFVRALPDGYETLIDEEGTNVSAGEKQLITIARAFVANPSLLILDEATSSVDTRTELLVQHAMAALRSDRTSFVIAHRLSTIRDADTILVMEEGRIVEQGNHEVLLAAQGAYYRLYQSQFAGPAEDPDAEAPGGAPVLSGIEAGQEPADEIPGG, encoded by the coding sequence ATGTTTGGGGACTCCGTCCCGGTGCGTAAGGCCAAGCACTTCTGGCCCTCCGCCAAGCGACTGGTGGGCCTCTTAGCCCCCGAGAAGCTGGGCATGAGCCTTGTGCTGCTGCTGGTCGCCGCCGGCGTGGTGCTCTCGGTCATCGCCCCGAAGATCCTGGGTAAGGCCATGGACGTGATCTTCGCCGGCGCCATCGGCAAGAACCTGCCGGCCAATGTTCCGGTGGCCACGATCATCGAACAGCTCCGCGCCTCCGGGCAGGATAATACCGCGGACATGTTCTCCAAGATGAACCTGATCCCGGGCGTCGGCATCGACTTCCCGCTGCTCAGCCGCTACATCCTGATCGTGCTCTCGATGTACTTCGTCGCCTCGCTGTTCATGTGGGCCTCGGGCTGGCTGCTCAACCGCCTGGTCATGAAGGTGGTCTATGGATTGCGCCGCGACGTGGAGAATAAGCTCAACCGGCTGCCGCTGAACTACTTTGATACCCGCCAGCGCGGGGACCTGCTAAGCCGCGTCACCAACGATGTGGATAACATCCAGAACGCGCTGCAGCAGGCCATCAGCCAGCTGGTGCAGTCGGTGCTCACGGTCATCGGCATCGTCATCATGATGTTCATCGTCTCCTGGCAGCTGGCCCTGATCGCGCTGATCGCCCTGCCGCTCTCCGCGGTGGCCGCCGGCGTCATTGGATCCCGCGCGCAGGGCATGTTCACCGCCCAGTGGAAAAATACCGGTGCGCTGAACGGACAGATCGAGGAGTCCTTCTCCGGCCACGATCTGATGAAGGTCTTCGGGCGCGAGGCGGACATGCTCAATCGCTTCCACGAGAAGAACGACGAGCTCTACAAGGCCTCCTTCGGCGCCCAGTTTGTCTCCGGGATGATCTTCCCGGTCATGAACTTCATCTCCTATCTGGCCTACGTCGGCATCGCCGTGGTCGGTGGGCTGCGTGTGGCCTCCGGGCAGATGTCGCTGGGCGATGCGACGGCATTCATTCAGTATTCCCGCGAATTCACCCAGCCGCTGGGGCAGATGGCCGGCATGGCCAACATGCTGCAGTCCGGTGTGGCCTCCGCGGAGCGCACCTTTGAATTGTTGGATGCCGATGAGCAGGAGGCCGACTCCGTCAGCGCGTCACTTCCGGCGCGTACCGACGGTCACGTTGAATTCCAGAACGTCACCTTCTCCTACTCGGAGGACAAGCCGCTGATCACCGATCTGTCCTTCGAGGCGCACCCCGGGCATACCGTCGCCATCGTCGGTCCCACCGGTGCGGGTAAAACCACGCTGGTGAACCTGGTGATGCGTTTCTACGAGCTGAACTCCGGAGCCATCACCCTGGACGGTGTTGACGTGACCACGATTAGCCGAGCCGACCTGCGGTCCAAGGTCGGGATGGTGCTCCAGGATGCCTGGCTCTTCGGCGGATCCATTCTGGAGAACATCCGCTACGGACGCCTGGATGCCACCGACGAGGAGGTCATGGCCGCGGCCAAGGCCACCTTCGTTGACCGGTTTGTGCGGGCCCTGCCCGATGGATACGAGACGCTCATCGACGAGGAGGGCACCAACGTGTCGGCCGGTGAGAAGCAGCTGATCACCATCGCGCGCGCCTTTGTGGCCAACCCGTCGTTGCTGATCCTCGATGAGGCGACCAGCTCCGTGGATACGCGCACCGAGCTATTGGTGCAGCACGCCATGGCGGCGCTGCGCAGTGACCGGACCAGCTTTGTGATCGCGCACCGCCTCTCCACCATCCGCGACGCGGATACCATCTTGGTGATGGAAGAGGGACGGATCGTGGAGCAGGGCAACCACGAGGTGCTGCTTGCCGCTCAGGGCGCGTACTACCGGCTCTACCAGTCGCAGTTCGCCGGACCGGCGGAGGACCCGGATGCCGAGGCGCCCGGTGGTGCCCCGGTGCTCAGTGGCATCGAAGCCGGCCAAGAGCCAGCGGACGAGATCCCCGGAGGCTAA
- a CDS encoding ABC transporter ATP-binding protein, whose amino-acid sequence MLLKLILRHSKPYKWWIGAVLFFQLATTIATLYLPSLNARIIDQGVANGDTDFIWRTGGLMLGVAFIQVLTAIAAVYFGAKTAMAIGRDLRHAVFDAVTGFSAQDVNKFGAATLITRGTNDVQQVQMLVLMGLNFMVSAPIMCIGGIIMALREDPALSWLVWVSVPVLLVVVGTLVIFLMPLFRQMQDRIDGINGVLREQITGIRVVRAFVREPHETERFEEANAKLTRVGVKVGNLFVLMFPLIGMILHIATASVLWFGGQRVENNGMEIGALTAFLQYLLQILMAVMMGTFMAMMIPRAIVCAERIDEVTTMVPSLTDQHEHVRDMDAPGTVEFRNVTFGYPGAEAPVLNNISFTAKRGAMTAIIGSTGSGKSTLLNLIPRLYDAREGQVLVGGVPVTELTRAQLSSAVATVPQRPYLFSGTVASNLRFGADEASDEELWDALRTAQAESFVAAREDGLDGNISQGGTNVSGGQRQRLCIARALAAKPDIYLFDDSFSALDVATDARLRAALKEPTKDAAVIVVAQRVSTITGADQILVLDHGEIVARGTHEELLESSETYQEIVTSQLAVEEVA is encoded by the coding sequence ATGCTCTTAAAACTGATACTTAGACATTCCAAACCGTACAAGTGGTGGATCGGCGCTGTGCTGTTCTTCCAGCTCGCCACCACCATTGCCACCCTGTACCTGCCCAGCCTCAACGCGCGGATCATCGATCAGGGCGTTGCGAATGGAGACACCGACTTCATCTGGCGCACCGGCGGTCTGATGCTCGGTGTGGCATTCATCCAGGTGCTCACGGCCATTGCCGCCGTCTACTTTGGTGCCAAAACGGCCATGGCCATCGGCCGGGACCTGCGCCACGCGGTCTTTGACGCCGTCACCGGATTCTCCGCACAGGATGTGAACAAGTTTGGTGCCGCCACGCTGATCACCCGCGGTACCAACGATGTGCAGCAGGTCCAGATGCTGGTGCTGATGGGCCTGAACTTCATGGTCTCGGCCCCCATCATGTGCATCGGCGGCATCATCATGGCGCTGCGCGAAGACCCGGCCCTGTCCTGGTTGGTATGGGTTTCGGTACCGGTATTGCTGGTAGTCGTTGGCACGCTGGTCATCTTCCTGATGCCGCTCTTCCGCCAAATGCAGGACCGCATCGATGGGATCAACGGGGTTTTGCGCGAGCAAATCACCGGTATCCGCGTGGTGCGTGCCTTCGTTCGCGAACCCCATGAGACCGAACGCTTTGAGGAAGCCAACGCCAAACTCACCCGAGTGGGTGTGAAGGTCGGCAATCTCTTTGTCCTGATGTTCCCACTGATCGGCATGATCCTGCACATTGCCACCGCCTCGGTGCTCTGGTTTGGTGGGCAGCGTGTGGAGAACAACGGTATGGAGATCGGTGCGCTCACCGCCTTCCTGCAATACCTGCTGCAGATCCTGATGGCCGTCATGATGGGCACGTTCATGGCCATGATGATCCCGCGTGCCATCGTCTGCGCCGAACGCATCGACGAGGTCACCACCATGGTCCCGAGCCTCACCGACCAGCACGAACACGTCCGAGACATGGATGCGCCGGGAACCGTCGAATTCCGCAACGTCACCTTCGGCTATCCCGGAGCCGAGGCGCCGGTGCTGAACAACATCTCCTTTACCGCCAAGCGCGGAGCGATGACGGCCATTATCGGCTCCACCGGCTCGGGCAAGTCCACACTGTTGAACCTGATCCCGCGGCTCTACGATGCCCGCGAGGGCCAGGTGCTGGTGGGCGGGGTCCCGGTCACGGAATTGACCCGCGCACAGCTCTCGAGCGCGGTGGCCACGGTGCCGCAGCGCCCGTACCTGTTCTCCGGCACCGTCGCTTCGAATCTGCGCTTCGGCGCCGATGAGGCCTCCGACGAGGAACTTTGGGATGCGCTGCGCACCGCCCAGGCGGAATCCTTTGTCGCGGCACGCGAGGACGGGTTGGACGGGAATATTTCCCAGGGCGGCACCAACGTCTCCGGTGGCCAGCGCCAACGCCTGTGCATCGCCCGCGCGCTGGCGGCCAAGCCGGACATCTACCTCTTTGACGACTCCTTCTCCGCATTGGACGTGGCCACCGACGCGCGGCTGCGTGCCGCGTTGAAGGAACCCACGAAGGACGCGGCGGTGATTGTTGTGGCCCAGCGCGTCTCCACCATCACCGGGGCCGATCAGATCCTGGTCCTTGACCACGGCGAGATTGTGGCGCGGGGAACCCACGAGGAACTGCTCGAATCCTCGGAGACCTACCAAGAAATTGTGACCAGCCAGCTCGCAGTGGAGGAGGTGGCCTAA
- a CDS encoding amino acid permease, with amino-acid sequence MKSDIPQTRSTPVHDTPNSALTAEDKGMHKGLKSRQIQMIAIGGAIGTGLFMGAGGRLAGAGPALMFSYAVCGFFAFLILRALGELVIHRPSSGSFVSYAREFFGEKAAFVTGWLYWLNWAMTAIVDITAIALYMNFFAKYVPWIGSVPQWVWALAALLIVLGLNLVSVKVFGELEFWFALIKVLALLGFLAVGIYFVIFGSPVPGHEVGFSLIADNGGFFPNGLLPVVVVMQGVVFAYASIELIGTAAGETQNPEKVMPKAINTVIIRIAVFYVGSLILLSLLLPYSAYKAGESPFVTFFGSIGVSGMDSIMNLVVLTAAMSSLNAGLYSTGRILRSMALAGSAPRFTAKLNKQGVPYGGIMLTAAVAGLGVILNAVVPADAFEIVLNMAALGIIASWGMIVLCQLALYRLAKRGEAQRPAFRMIGAPYTGYLTLAFLAAVIVLMAFDSPVGTWTVASIIVIIPALMIGWYASRGRINDIAAARASADALHERSTSTIGAPESN; translated from the coding sequence ATGAAGAGTGATATTCCCCAAACTCGCTCCACCCCGGTCCATGACACCCCGAACTCGGCCCTGACCGCCGAAGACAAGGGCATGCACAAGGGCCTAAAATCCCGCCAGATCCAGATGATCGCGATCGGTGGGGCCATCGGCACCGGGCTGTTCATGGGTGCCGGCGGCCGCCTGGCCGGGGCGGGTCCGGCCTTGATGTTCAGCTACGCGGTCTGCGGGTTCTTCGCGTTCCTGATCCTGCGCGCCCTGGGCGAACTGGTCATCCACCGTCCCTCCTCCGGCTCCTTCGTCTCCTACGCTCGCGAGTTCTTCGGCGAGAAGGCGGCGTTTGTCACCGGTTGGCTGTACTGGTTGAACTGGGCAATGACGGCGATCGTGGATATCACCGCGATCGCGCTGTACATGAACTTCTTCGCCAAGTACGTGCCATGGATCGGCTCGGTGCCGCAATGGGTGTGGGCGCTGGCCGCGCTGCTGATCGTGTTGGGGCTGAACCTGGTCTCGGTAAAGGTCTTTGGTGAGCTCGAATTCTGGTTTGCGCTGATCAAGGTTCTCGCGCTGCTCGGGTTCTTGGCCGTGGGCATCTACTTCGTCATCTTCGGATCCCCCGTCCCCGGGCACGAGGTGGGCTTCTCGCTGATCGCCGACAACGGCGGATTCTTCCCCAACGGGCTGCTTCCGGTGGTCGTGGTGATGCAGGGTGTGGTCTTCGCCTACGCCTCGATCGAACTGATTGGCACCGCCGCGGGAGAAACACAGAACCCCGAGAAGGTCATGCCCAAGGCGATCAATACCGTGATCATCCGCATCGCGGTGTTCTACGTGGGCTCGCTGATCCTGCTCTCACTTCTCTTGCCGTACAGCGCGTACAAGGCCGGGGAATCCCCGTTCGTGACATTCTTCGGTTCCATCGGCGTCTCGGGCATGGACTCGATCATGAACCTGGTGGTGCTCACCGCCGCCATGTCATCGCTGAACGCCGGACTGTACTCCACCGGTCGTATCCTGCGCTCGATGGCGTTGGCCGGATCCGCTCCGCGCTTCACCGCCAAGCTGAACAAGCAGGGTGTGCCCTACGGTGGCATCATGCTGACCGCGGCCGTGGCAGGTCTTGGCGTGATTTTGAACGCGGTGGTTCCGGCCGATGCCTTCGAGATCGTGCTGAACATGGCGGCGTTGGGCATCATCGCCTCCTGGGGAATGATCGTGCTCTGCCAGCTGGCGCTCTACCGCCTGGCCAAGCGCGGTGAGGCGCAGCGTCCGGCCTTCCGGATGATCGGGGCACCCTATACCGGGTACCTGACCCTGGCCTTCCTGGCGGCGGTCATCGTCTTGATGGCCTTCGATTCTCCGGTGGGCACCTGGACCGTGGCATCAATCATCGTCATCATTCCGGCGCTGATGATTGGTTGGTACGCCTCGCGCGGGCGTATTAACGACATCGCGGCGGCCCGTGCCAGCGCCGACGCGCTGCACGAACGCTCCACCAGCACCATCGGTGCCCCCGAGAGCAACTAG
- a CDS encoding aspartate ammonia-lyase has translation MSESTAILQAAAPLAVRSEHDLIGDRDIPVEAYWGVHTLRAVENFPITGQPLSTNTHLVTALAMVKQAAAQANQELGLLDATRATAIIDACREIIAGKLHDQFVVDVIQGGAGTSSNMNANEVIANRALELMGHAKGEYQYLHPNDHVNLSQSTNDVYPTAVRVATIFGATSLVTAMEHLGAAFAAKAVEFRTVVKMGRTQLQDAVPMTLGQEFNAYAVTLGEDRARLAESTLLIHEINLGATAIGTELNAPLGYSALACTHLAAISGLKLETAFDLIEATADVGAFVHLSGVLKRVAVKLSKVCNDLRLLSSGPRAGLGEINLPAVQSGSSIMPGKVNPVIPEVVNQVAYEVIGNDVTITMAAESGQLQLNAFEPIIVHSLTKSMRHLEAACITLADKCIVGITAHEDKLRAQVENSIGLVTALTTQLGYAASTKIALEALSTGRGVAELVLEHGLLTAAQLNELLRPERLANLSE, from the coding sequence ATGTCCGAATCCACCGCCATCTTGCAGGCTGCTGCACCTCTGGCCGTACGCAGCGAACACGATCTGATCGGCGATCGAGACATTCCCGTGGAGGCATATTGGGGCGTGCACACCTTGCGCGCCGTGGAAAACTTCCCCATCACCGGCCAGCCGCTGTCCACCAACACCCACCTGGTCACGGCGTTGGCCATGGTCAAACAGGCCGCTGCGCAGGCCAACCAGGAACTCGGACTGCTTGATGCGACCCGCGCCACCGCCATCATCGACGCCTGCCGCGAGATCATCGCCGGAAAGCTGCACGATCAGTTTGTGGTGGACGTGATCCAGGGCGGCGCCGGGACCTCCTCGAACATGAACGCCAACGAGGTCATCGCCAACCGTGCACTGGAACTCATGGGTCACGCCAAGGGCGAGTACCAGTACCTGCACCCCAATGACCACGTGAACCTCAGCCAGTCCACCAACGACGTGTACCCCACCGCCGTGCGCGTGGCCACCATCTTTGGTGCCACCTCGCTGGTCACCGCCATGGAGCACCTGGGCGCCGCCTTCGCCGCCAAGGCCGTCGAGTTCCGCACCGTGGTGAAGATGGGACGCACCCAGCTGCAGGACGCGGTCCCGATGACCCTGGGGCAGGAATTCAACGCCTACGCCGTCACCCTCGGCGAGGACCGTGCCCGCCTGGCCGAATCCACGCTGCTCATCCACGAGATCAACCTCGGCGCCACGGCGATCGGCACCGAGCTGAACGCACCGCTCGGCTACTCCGCCCTGGCCTGCACCCACCTGGCCGCGATCTCCGGATTGAAGCTGGAAACCGCCTTCGACCTGATCGAAGCCACCGCCGATGTGGGCGCGTTTGTGCACCTCTCCGGGGTGCTGAAGCGGGTTGCGGTCAAGCTCTCCAAGGTCTGCAACGACCTGCGCCTGCTCTCCTCGGGTCCGCGCGCCGGGCTGGGCGAGATCAACCTGCCCGCCGTGCAGTCGGGCTCCTCGATCATGCCCGGCAAGGTCAACCCGGTGATCCCGGAGGTCGTGAACCAGGTGGCCTACGAGGTCATCGGCAACGACGTGACCATCACGATGGCCGCCGAATCCGGGCAGCTGCAGCTGAACGCCTTTGAACCGATCATCGTGCACAGCCTGACCAAGTCGATGCGTCACCTCGAGGCCGCCTGCATCACGCTGGCCGACAAATGCATCGTGGGCATCACCGCTCACGAGGACAAGCTGCGTGCTCAGGTGGAAAACTCCATCGGTCTGGTCACCGCACTGACCACGCAGCTGGGTTACGCCGCCTCCACCAAGATCGCGCTGGAGGCCCTGTCCACCGGCCGCGGCGTGGCCGAGCTGGTCCTGGAGCACGGGTTGCTCACCGCCGCGCAGCTGAATGAGTTGCTGCGTCCCGAGCGCCTGGCCAATCTCAGCGAATAA
- a CDS encoding asparaginase, whose amino-acid sequence MNLASFPAHTPIAVQTRGEKVESVHFGSLVALDAAGEIVVQRGEPSGLMYPRSALKPLFAVAMVRAGLALPAEQLALAAASHSGSADHRDTAAKILAEAGVEAAVLGNSTDLPYGLVEREAWIREGNGATQLAQNCSGKHAAMLATCVLNGWDTATYLQHEHPLPTLMREVVEELTGEPITVISTDGCGTEVFALSLTGMARAFSALVTAAVGSAEHQVAAAMRAYPEMVAGEGRDVTELMRAVPGLLAKDGFEGIQFIALDDGSAVALKVADGSDRARMPAAVPALEALGVNPELLIPFNNLSVLGGGHNVGTLSGLPLP is encoded by the coding sequence ATGAACCTCGCCAGCTTCCCCGCCCACACCCCGATCGCCGTGCAAACCCGCGGCGAAAAGGTTGAAAGCGTCCACTTCGGCTCACTCGTGGCCCTGGACGCGGCGGGAGAAATCGTTGTGCAGCGCGGCGAACCATCGGGCCTGATGTACCCGCGCTCGGCCCTGAAGCCGCTCTTCGCCGTCGCCATGGTGCGCGCGGGACTGGCCCTGCCGGCCGAGCAGCTGGCCCTGGCCGCCGCCAGCCATTCGGGCTCCGCCGATCATCGGGATACGGCCGCGAAGATTCTGGCCGAGGCGGGTGTTGAAGCCGCGGTACTGGGCAACTCCACCGACCTGCCCTACGGTCTGGTCGAACGTGAAGCCTGGATTCGCGAAGGCAACGGAGCCACGCAACTGGCCCAAAACTGTTCGGGAAAGCACGCGGCCATGCTGGCCACCTGTGTGCTCAACGGCTGGGACACCGCCACGTACCTACAGCACGAGCACCCGCTGCCCACCCTGATGCGTGAGGTGGTTGAGGAGCTGACCGGCGAGCCCATCACCGTGATCAGCACCGACGGCTGCGGCACCGAGGTCTTTGCCCTCTCGCTGACCGGCATGGCGCGGGCGTTCAGTGCCCTGGTCACCGCGGCCGTTGGTAGCGCCGAGCATCAGGTGGCCGCCGCCATGCGGGCCTACCCCGAGATGGTCGCCGGAGAGGGGCGCGATGTCACCGAGTTGATGCGCGCGGTGCCCGGACTGCTGGCCAAGGACGGGTTTGAAGGAATTCAGTTCATCGCCCTTGACGATGGTTCGGCCGTGGCGCTGAAAGTCGCCGATGGTTCGGACCGGGCCCGAATGCCCGCGGCCGTTCCCGCCCTTGAGGCGCTGGGTGTTAACCCCGAGCTATTAATACCGTTCAACAATCTGTCAGTGCTCGGCGGCGGCCATAACGTCGGCACTCTGTCGGGTTTGCCGCTGCCGTAG